Part of the Neorhodopirellula lusitana genome is shown below.
TTTCCGCCACCCAGTCGATCGCGTCGCCTTTGCCGATCCCGCCCAGGTTGATCTTCATCCCGGGGTGTTTCAATTCAACCCTTCGATCTTCAGCATGCAGGATCATCTGATGACTACCGACCTTGTAACGGGCCGTCATGATTTCAGCGGGCGTCGGTTTCCGCCCGCTGCGTGTTGTGAAGCCCCAAGCTTCCACCAGTGGGCCAGCCGTGATATCGAACGCACCGTCGGTTTTTAGGTAGAGCTCTTTGGCTCGAACTAGCAATTCAAACGTTGCGGGAGACACTTCGATACCCGGGGCACTTGCACCAACAGAGCCAGGCATCCCAGCGGACCCCGGCATCCCAGCGGCGCCCGGCATCCCAGCGGAGCGGTTGATCGCTGACACTTCGCTGGCGTCGTCGTAGACCGTCAGTCGCCGTTCGATCGCGTCAACTTTCTCAAGCGTGTCCAAGACCACATCGGCTACCGAACGGTGCCCGATACGCTGATTTTCGTCACGCACCAAGACGACAAAATCGCATGCCATGGCGCGATGAGACAATTCCAACAAGTTTGGCTCTCCAAAGGGCAAATTGGGGATTCGCTGTCGTACTGGCAGTTCTTGACGCGGATAGGTAAACTGGCTCAGCCGCCCTGCTAGCTCAACTGGATAGAGCACCTCACTTCTAATGAGGATGTTACAGGTTCGAGTCCTGTGCGGGGTGCTGATCAGTCGTGGTTCGGCAGCTTTGAGTTACGAGCCATTCCGAGGAATAAGTTTAGGGGGTTGGGGCGTCTGCCCCAAGCCTCGGTCGTACTCTGGCCTTCTTTTACGAACGCGAGCGAGCTCTTTGCCACTTTGGTGAGCGTCTTAGTCGCTTTGTCCCCTCTGCCTCCAAAGCTTTGCGCCCTGCAAATTGCTTGGCAACTTGGATCCAGCACTGCGATCTACGGTTGGACTCAGTTCGGTTTTTGCCAGGATTTACATGATCAACAGGAAGGCAAGGATCATGTCAGTCATGTTGATCCTGTCTAACAACCAGCACGTTAATACCATGCTCAGCAGGTCGCTTCGCAACATGGATCTGCTGGAAAGCAGCCTTCGTTAAGGCTCAATCAAAGGGGCCGTTTGGAGAGAATCAAAACGGATTCGACCACGCCAACACAGGCTATTCGGTTTTGTCCGCCTGGTCGCTCTTTTCCCACTTGGAGGCTTTCGAACTGACTTTGATGAATTTCCGCATGGCTGCAGGCAGCGCGGAGGTTACCGTCATCTCTTCACCGCTGACCGGGTGAATGAAGCTGAGTGAGTTCGCGTGCAAAGCCATCCGACGTCGAATCCAACGTGGGTGTTTGGCTTTCTCTTTTTCGTAGTGTGGATCGCCTAGTACGGGGTGGCCGGCATAGGAAAGTTGCACTCGGATCTGGTTACGCTTGCCGGTTTGCAGGCTGGTTTCGACCAGCGTGCTGTCTTCCATCCGTTTGATGACGCGGTAGTCCGTAACGACTTCCTCGGTATCCTTGGACGGTTTGGTGACATAGCGGTCGAGGTTCTTGCCGGTCGCCAAGTGGGCTCGCAGGGTGCCGTGATCGTTGGGCATGCAGCCCGCGACAATGGCGGTGTAGATTCGTTTGGGCTTTCGTTCTTTGAACTGTTCGATCAACAGGTCGGCGACTGCTTGATGCTTGCCAAAAACCAACAAACCACTCGCTTCGCGGTCGAGTCGGTGAACCAAACAGGCTTCCCGTTCGGTTCGTGAGTGGCTTAGGTAGATCGAAACGCGTTCGACCAGTGTGTTGGGATCGCCTCGATCAGTGGGGACGGAAAGCGTACCGGCGGCCTTGTCGACGACGATCACGTGGTCGTCTTCGTACGCGATGGTAAATGTGCGATCGTCCCACTTTCGTTCTTTCTTGGGGCGATAGCGTTGGGTGGGATCGTAGCGAATCGACACGACATCCCCCGCGGCAACCGGTTTGCCGCCGTCGGTGCAGGGTTTTCCATTGACCGTGACGCAACCGCGGTCGATCAGGCCCCTCACCTGGCTATGTGACACTTCGGTCATGTGCCGGACGAGCGCGTCGGCGCGGCCTGCGGTTTCGTCGGTCGCGGTCTCGGAAAGCGTTTGAACTGGCATCAGGGTGTTGTTAGCAAAGGTGTGATATCGAGGCTGATTTCAGCGGTCATTGTGCTCGAGGTGGCTCTTTTTAAAGATCGCGTCTTGAGCGGTCATCGAGTGGGACGAACGTCTTCCAGCTCTTTTTCGAGTTGTCGCATGCTGCGTGACAGCAGAACACGAACAGCAACATCGGTCTTTCCCAGGTTCTCGGCAATAGCCTTGGTGGGTAGGCCTTCGACATAGCGTAGTCGAATCGCGGTTTGTTGCTCGTCATTTAGCCGGCCAATTGCCTGAGCCATGGCGCTCAGTCGAATATCGTTGCTGACCACGGCGCTGGGTGACGTCATGCTGGCAGCCAGCATCTGTTCCAGGCCCAATCCATCCGAATTGCCGCCTGATTGGCCGCCACCATGCAGCGATTGTTGGCGTCCGGCATCACGGCGTTTGGCGTCGAAGTGAAAGCGATGAGCGTCGACCACGCGGCGACGAGCCAGGTGTTGCAGCCACTGCATCACGGTGTGATCTTGAAGCGGTGCGGTGGGAAGACTGGCAACAGCGGTGGTCGCGATTTCCTGGACCAAGTCATCGACCTCAATCACGGCCAATAAGTGCTCACCAGTGATCGAACGGACAAACCTTGCTAAAGCGTCTCGATATTGATCGAGGTACCGGCCCAGAGCCTCGACGTCTCGGTTGCGAATCTGTTCAATCAGTGGGTCCGAATCAGGTTCGTCGGCGTTGCGGGTATCGGCTTCATTACGGCGGGAGTCTGCATTCATCGTTCTACCTGCTTTATCCGCTGGCCTGATCGTGATTGTCGAAGCGTGCTTTTCGTTTGGTGTTTATTATACGGGGGTTGCCGTCGCCACCCCAGCGGCCCAGGATGGAATGTGCCCCTTATCCAGGATGGTTCCCTGACCGACATGAACGCAAAGCCACCGCCCGCCGAAGATCCGTTTGAAACGCAGTGCGTGAGCGCGGTGGATTCAGCCGAATTAGACGATCGCTTGATCGCGTGTTTGGAACGTCTGGCCGAATCGGACCGTGCCTGTGAACCCGAGCATTTGCTGGAATACTTGTCCGGCGACCCCGCGGACTCGTTCATCTTGGTGGAGCTGATCAAGCTCAGCATGGCGATGGCCGTACAGAATGGCTCCCCGATTTGGCTGGAAGGCTACTTCGAGGCGATGCCGGGACGCATTTCCGCAGCAACCGCCCCGCTTGATTTGGTGATGGAAGAGATTCAGCTTCGCCGGGAAAGCGGCCAGACGCTGGATGCGGAAAGCTACCACCACCGTTTCCCCCAGT
Proteins encoded:
- a CDS encoding RNA polymerase sigma factor; amino-acid sequence: MNADSRRNEADTRNADEPDSDPLIEQIRNRDVEALGRYLDQYRDALARFVRSITGEHLLAVIEVDDLVQEIATTAVASLPTAPLQDHTVMQWLQHLARRRVVDAHRFHFDAKRRDAGRQQSLHGGGQSGGNSDGLGLEQMLAASMTSPSAVVSNDIRLSAMAQAIGRLNDEQQTAIRLRYVEGLPTKAIAENLGKTDVAVRVLLSRSMRQLEKELEDVRPTR
- a CDS encoding RluA family pseudouridine synthase, which produces MPVQTLSETATDETAGRADALVRHMTEVSHSQVRGLIDRGCVTVNGKPCTDGGKPVAAGDVVSIRYDPTQRYRPKKERKWDDRTFTIAYEDDHVIVVDKAAGTLSVPTDRGDPNTLVERVSIYLSHSRTEREACLVHRLDREASGLLVFGKHQAVADLLIEQFKERKPKRIYTAIVAGCMPNDHGTLRAHLATGKNLDRYVTKPSKDTEEVVTDYRVIKRMEDSTLVETSLQTGKRNQIRVQLSYAGHPVLGDPHYEKEKAKHPRWIRRRMALHANSLSFIHPVSGEEMTVTSALPAAMRKFIKVSSKASKWEKSDQADKTE